In Arthrobacter sp. B3I4, the following proteins share a genomic window:
- a CDS encoding ABC transporter ATP-binding protein has translation MNAPVEIREEGTAARRPLLEIRDLAISFKTSGGEVNAVRNAHLTVMPGETVAIVGESGSGKSTTALAAIGLLPSNGRVSGGQILFDGEDISHAGEKRMIELRGNSIGMVPQDPMSNLNPVWKIGHQVRETLKANGLPDGPDDVATVLSQAGLPDAARRAKQYPHEFSGGMRQRALIAIGLSCQPRLLIADEPTSALDVTVQRQILDHLDKMTTELGTAVLLITHDLGLAAERADKVVVMYRGQVVESGPSLELLQNPQHPYTQRLVASAPSLASRRIQAAKEQGVESEDLLAPAEDAAVVEPTLPDEVLQIQNLRKVFKLRSGLGRSTDFTAVDDVSFSVRRGTTTAIVGESGSGKSTVAQMVLNLLTPTSGKIVFDGVDTSTLNSKELFAFRRRVQPIFQDPYGSLDPMYNIFRTIEEPLRTHKIGDKPSREKKVRELLDQVALPQSTMQRYPNELSGGQRQRVAIARALALDPEVIICDEAVSALDVLVQAQVLNLLADLQSRLGLTYLFITHDLAVVRQIADHVCVMEKGKLVETGSTDEVFDSPQQDYTKALLNAIPGARLMLPPEVA, from the coding sequence ATGAACGCCCCTGTTGAAATCCGTGAAGAAGGAACGGCCGCCCGGCGTCCGCTCCTTGAAATCAGGGACCTGGCGATCAGCTTCAAAACCAGCGGCGGCGAGGTTAACGCCGTCCGGAACGCCCACCTCACCGTGATGCCCGGGGAAACCGTGGCCATCGTGGGGGAGTCCGGCTCCGGCAAGTCGACGACGGCGCTGGCCGCCATCGGCCTGCTGCCCAGCAACGGCCGGGTTTCCGGCGGCCAGATCCTCTTCGACGGCGAGGATATTTCCCACGCCGGCGAAAAACGGATGATCGAACTGCGCGGCAACAGCATCGGCATGGTCCCGCAGGACCCGATGTCCAACCTGAACCCGGTCTGGAAGATCGGCCACCAGGTCCGCGAGACGCTGAAGGCCAACGGCCTGCCCGACGGTCCGGACGACGTCGCCACGGTCCTCTCCCAGGCCGGCCTTCCCGACGCGGCCCGGCGGGCAAAGCAGTACCCGCACGAGTTCTCCGGCGGCATGCGCCAGCGTGCCCTGATCGCGATCGGCCTGTCCTGCCAGCCGCGCCTGCTCATCGCCGATGAGCCGACCTCGGCCCTGGACGTCACCGTGCAGCGGCAGATCCTGGACCACCTGGACAAGATGACCACCGAACTCGGCACCGCCGTGCTGCTGATCACCCACGACCTGGGCCTCGCTGCCGAACGCGCCGACAAGGTCGTGGTGATGTACCGCGGCCAGGTGGTGGAATCCGGTCCGTCGCTGGAGCTGCTGCAGAACCCGCAGCACCCGTACACCCAGCGGCTGGTCGCCTCGGCTCCGTCCCTGGCCTCCCGCCGGATCCAGGCCGCCAAGGAACAGGGCGTCGAGTCGGAGGACCTGCTGGCACCGGCCGAGGACGCCGCCGTCGTGGAACCGACCCTGCCCGATGAAGTCCTGCAGATCCAGAACCTCCGCAAGGTATTCAAGCTCCGGTCCGGGCTCGGCCGCTCCACCGACTTCACCGCGGTGGACGACGTCTCGTTCTCCGTCAGGCGCGGAACCACGACGGCGATCGTGGGGGAGTCGGGCTCCGGCAAGTCCACGGTGGCGCAGATGGTGCTGAACCTGCTGACCCCCACGTCGGGCAAGATCGTGTTCGACGGCGTCGACACCTCCACGCTGAACAGCAAGGAACTCTTCGCCTTCCGCCGCCGCGTGCAGCCGATCTTCCAGGATCCGTACGGTTCGCTCGACCCGATGTACAACATCTTCCGGACCATCGAGGAGCCGCTGCGGACCCACAAGATCGGCGACAAGCCCAGCCGGGAGAAGAAGGTCCGGGAACTGCTGGACCAAGTGGCACTGCCGCAGTCCACAATGCAGCGGTACCCGAACGAGCTTTCCGGCGGCCAGCGCCAGCGCGTGGCGATCGCCCGTGCCCTGGCCCTTGACCCCGAGGTCATCATCTGCGACGAGGCCGTTTCGGCGCTCGACGTGCTGGTGCAGGCGCAGGTGCTGAACCTGCTCGCGGACCTGCAGTCCCGGCTGGGGCTGACCTACCTGTTCATCACCCATGACCTGGCGGTGGTCCGGCAGATCGCTGACCACGTCTGCGTCATGGAGAAGGGCAAGCTGGTCGAGACCGGTTCCACAGACGAGGTCTTCGACTCCCCGCAGCAGGACTACACCAAGGCCTTGCTCAACGCCATCCCCGGCGCGAGGCTCATGCTTCCGCCGGAAGTTGCCTGA
- a CDS encoding SGNH/GDSL hydrolase family protein, whose protein sequence is MRTATALTRFVAPMIATGVLMAGCGQAPPTPVSASDTSTTTPGSAAGPSAGTKTPGKSGARTAAGAPGEPVAAGAGQKSLLVPLPNPSTMAPGTIYRNPANGRDEVVVGNIARTALIIGDSQSEPETGWPRQGLAAVGYDVFFCGLGGTGYVAANGKTGNYIDALQRGDWKLPYGEPALVVIEGGGNDASRGASDAQIVANAERLIASLRQRYPGSKLAMIGTLARGANYGGGRRSQVDSLLGSVAAKHAIPFVSVGDWLTKYNLTAQMADGVHMNNVGHGELGKILAGRLQEMGLELPPPGPVSPAGS, encoded by the coding sequence ATGCGAACCGCCACGGCTCTGACCCGCTTCGTCGCACCTATGATCGCCACCGGCGTTCTGATGGCCGGCTGCGGGCAGGCGCCCCCCACCCCCGTATCCGCTTCGGATACCTCCACCACAACCCCCGGCAGTGCCGCCGGCCCGTCCGCCGGTACGAAAACGCCCGGCAAATCTGGGGCCCGTACGGCCGCGGGCGCCCCCGGGGAGCCCGTCGCCGCGGGCGCCGGGCAGAAGTCCCTGCTCGTGCCCCTCCCCAACCCGTCCACGATGGCCCCGGGTACGATCTATCGAAACCCTGCAAATGGCCGGGACGAAGTCGTCGTCGGCAACATCGCGCGGACGGCTCTCATCATCGGGGATTCCCAGTCGGAACCGGAGACCGGCTGGCCGCGGCAGGGCCTGGCGGCCGTGGGCTATGACGTCTTTTTCTGCGGCCTGGGCGGCACCGGTTATGTCGCCGCCAACGGCAAGACGGGCAACTACATCGATGCCCTGCAGCGCGGGGACTGGAAGCTGCCCTACGGGGAGCCGGCCCTCGTCGTTATCGAAGGCGGCGGAAACGATGCTTCCCGCGGGGCCTCGGACGCGCAGATCGTTGCGAACGCGGAGCGCCTGATAGCGTCCCTGCGGCAGCGCTACCCGGGTTCAAAGCTGGCAATGATCGGCACCCTGGCCCGCGGCGCCAACTACGGCGGCGGCCGCCGCTCCCAGGTGGATTCACTGCTGGGAAGCGTCGCCGCGAAGCATGCCATCCCGTTCGTCAGCGTCGGAGACTGGCTGACGAAGTACAACCTGACTGCGCAGATGGCGGACGGCGTGCACATGAACAACGTCGGCCACGGGGAGCTGGGAAAGATTCTGGCCGGCCGGTTGCAGGAGATGGGACTCGAGCTCCCGCCTCCCGGACCGGTTTCACCGGCCGGCAGCTAG
- the typA gene encoding translational GTPase TypA produces MSETTTNTAVATASRSDLRNVAIVAHVDHGKTTLVDAMLKQTNSFAEHNHLEDRVMDSGDLEREKGITILAKNTTVAYNGPSSNGETITINVIDTPGHADFGGEVERGLSMVDGVVLLVDASEGPLPQTRFVLRKALAAHLPVILLVNKTDRPDARIDEVVHESMDLLLGLASDLADEVPDLDLDKILNVPVVYAAAKVGRASLEQPANGTAPENEDLEPLFQTIIEHIPAPTYNPDGVLQAHVTNLDASPFLGRLALLRIYNGTLRKGQTVAWARANGELKNVKITELLATKALDRVPAESAGPGEIVAVAGIEEITIGETLTDAENPQPLPLITVDDPAISMTIGINTSPLAGKVKGAKVTARQVKDRLDKELIGNVSIKVLPTERPDAWEVQGRGELALAILVEQMRREGFELTVGKPQVVTKTVDGKIHEPMEHMTIDVPEEYLGAVTQLMAARKGRMTNMANHGTGWCRMEFIVPARGLIGFRTKFLTDTRGAGIAASISEGYEPWAGPIEYRTNGSMIADRAGVVTPFAMINLQERGSFFVKPTSEVYEGMIVGENSRADDMDVNITKEKKLTNMRAASSDTFENLTPPRDLTLEESLEFAREDECVEVTPESIRIRKVILDTNERSKANRARAKV; encoded by the coding sequence ATGTCTGAAACCACCACCAACACTGCGGTAGCCACTGCATCGCGCAGTGACCTGCGCAACGTCGCGATCGTGGCCCACGTTGACCACGGCAAGACCACTCTGGTCGACGCCATGCTCAAGCAGACCAACTCCTTTGCCGAGCATAACCACCTCGAAGACCGCGTCATGGACTCCGGTGACCTGGAACGCGAAAAGGGCATCACCATCCTGGCCAAGAACACCACGGTGGCCTACAACGGTCCGTCCTCCAACGGCGAGACCATCACCATCAACGTCATCGACACCCCCGGCCACGCCGACTTCGGCGGTGAGGTCGAGCGCGGCCTGTCCATGGTCGACGGCGTCGTCCTCCTCGTCGATGCCTCTGAAGGCCCGCTGCCGCAGACCCGCTTCGTGCTGCGCAAGGCCCTCGCCGCGCACCTGCCGGTGATCCTGCTGGTCAACAAGACTGACCGCCCCGACGCGCGGATCGACGAAGTGGTGCACGAGTCCATGGACCTGCTTCTGGGCCTCGCCTCCGACCTCGCGGACGAAGTTCCGGATCTCGACCTGGACAAGATCCTCAATGTCCCCGTGGTCTACGCCGCAGCCAAGGTCGGCCGCGCTTCCCTCGAGCAGCCCGCCAACGGCACCGCCCCGGAGAACGAAGACCTGGAGCCGCTTTTCCAGACCATCATCGAGCACATCCCGGCGCCGACCTACAACCCGGACGGTGTCCTGCAGGCCCACGTCACCAACCTGGACGCCTCCCCGTTCCTCGGCCGCCTGGCGCTGCTCCGCATCTACAACGGCACCCTGCGCAAGGGCCAGACCGTGGCCTGGGCCCGTGCCAACGGCGAGCTCAAGAACGTCAAGATCACCGAACTGCTCGCCACCAAGGCCCTGGACCGCGTCCCGGCCGAGTCCGCAGGCCCCGGCGAGATCGTCGCCGTCGCCGGCATCGAGGAAATCACCATCGGTGAGACCCTGACTGACGCCGAGAACCCGCAGCCGCTGCCGCTGATCACCGTCGACGATCCCGCGATCTCCATGACCATCGGTATCAACACCTCCCCGCTGGCCGGCAAGGTCAAGGGCGCCAAGGTCACGGCCCGCCAGGTCAAGGACCGCCTCGACAAGGAACTGATCGGTAACGTCTCCATCAAGGTGCTCCCCACCGAGCGTCCCGACGCCTGGGAAGTCCAGGGCCGAGGCGAGCTCGCCCTGGCCATCCTGGTCGAGCAGATGCGCCGCGAAGGCTTCGAACTGACCGTGGGCAAGCCGCAGGTTGTCACCAAGACCGTCGACGGCAAGATCCACGAGCCGATGGAGCACATGACCATTGACGTGCCGGAAGAGTACCTCGGCGCCGTCACCCAGCTCATGGCCGCCCGCAAGGGCCGGATGACCAACATGGCCAACCACGGCACCGGCTGGTGCCGGATGGAATTCATCGTTCCGGCCCGAGGTCTCATCGGGTTCCGCACCAAGTTCCTCACGGACACCCGCGGCGCCGGTATCGCCGCCTCGATCTCCGAGGGCTACGAGCCGTGGGCCGGCCCGATCGAGTACCGCACCAACGGTTCGATGATCGCCGACCGCGCCGGTGTCGTCACCCCGTTCGCAATGATTAACCTGCAGGAGCGCGGCTCCTTCTTCGTCAAGCCCACCTCCGAGGTGTACGAGGGCATGATCGTCGGCGAGAACTCCCGCGCCGACGACATGGACGTCAACATCACCAAGGAAAAGAAGCTCACCAACATGCGTGCCGCTTCCTCGGATACCTTCGAAAACCTGACGCCGCCGCGCGACCTGACCCTTGAAGAGTCGCTTGAGTTCGCCCGGGAAGACGAGTGCGTCGAGGTCACCCCGGAGTCCATCCGCATCCGCAAGGTCATCCTGGACACCAACGAGCGGTCCAAGGCCAACCGCGCCCGCGCCAAGGTCTAG
- a CDS encoding transcriptional regulator, with protein sequence MDRPAQDPDDDAVAKGRALSSPVRLRILRLCLHQSRTNKEIAGLLGLNPASSLHHVRTLVRSGFLVAEERRKGKRGAVEVPYIASRKSWNTPVDNVAPILIETFLQETRGLPPEDIEVWRVGVKFNAARREEMLGRLRAVVEEYIRLPADDDGEATSLMIAHHRDPTAD encoded by the coding sequence AGCCAAGGGGCGTGCCCTGAGCTCCCCGGTGCGGCTTCGGATCCTGAGGCTGTGTCTGCATCAGTCCCGGACCAACAAGGAGATCGCCGGGCTGCTCGGGCTCAACCCGGCCTCGAGCCTGCACCATGTCCGGACGCTGGTACGGTCGGGTTTCCTGGTCGCCGAGGAGCGCCGCAAGGGCAAGCGGGGCGCCGTCGAGGTGCCCTACATCGCCAGCCGCAAGTCGTGGAACACGCCGGTGGATAACGTGGCACCAATCCTGATTGAGACATTCCTGCAGGAAACCCGGGGCCTGCCACCGGAGGACATCGAGGTGTGGCGTGTCGGGGTGAAGTTCAACGCGGCCCGGCGGGAGGAGATGCTGGGCAGGCTGCGGGCCGTCGTTGAGGAATACATCCGGCTTCCGGCCGACGACGACGGCGAAGCGACGTCACTGATGATCGCCCATCACCGGGACCCGACGGCAGACTGA